One Chelonoidis abingdonii isolate Lonesome George chromosome 17, CheloAbing_2.0, whole genome shotgun sequence DNA segment encodes these proteins:
- the LRRN1 gene encoding leucine-rich repeat neuronal protein 1: MARIRLVSIACLLVLELLMNSVTEPSIQNNECPQLCVCEIRPWFTPQSTYREATTVDCNDLRLTKIPSNLSSDTQVLLLQSNNIAKTTDELQQLFNLTELDFSQNNFTSIKDVGLSNLTQLTTLHLEENQITEMTDYCLQDLCNLQELYINHNQISSISANAFSGLRNLLRLHLNSNKLKVIDSRWFDSTSNLEILMIGENPVIGILDMNFKPLSNLRSLVLAGMYLTDIPGNALVGLDSLESLSFYDNKLVKVPQLALEKVPNLKFLDLNKNPIHKIQEGDFKNMLRLKELGINNMGELVSVDRYALDNLPELTKLEATNNPKLSYIHRLAFRNVPALESLMLNNNALNAVYQKTVESLPNLREISIHSNPLRCDCVIHWINSNKTNIRFMEPLSMFCAMPPEYRGQQVKEVLIQDSSEQCLPMISHDTFPNHLNLDIGMTVFLDCRAMAEPEPEIYWVTPLGNKITVESLSDKYKLSSEGTLEISNIQIEDSGRYTCVAQNIEGADTRVATIRVNGTLLDGTQVLKIYVKQAESHSILVSWKVNSNVMTSNLKWSSATMKIDNPHITYTARVPVDVHEYNLTHLQPSTDYEVCLTVSNIHQQTQKSCVNVTTKNAAFALDISDQETSTALAAVMGSMFAVISLASISVYIAKRFKRKNYHHSLKKYMQKTSSIPLNELYPPLINLWEGDSEKDKDGSAETKPAQVDTTRSYYMW; the protein is encoded by the coding sequence ATGGCTAGGATTAGATTGGTTTCAATAGCTTGCCTGTTGGTGCTAGAATTGCTAATGAATTCAGTAACTGAGCCTTCTATACAGAATAATGAATGTCCACAGCTTTGTGTATGTGAAATCAGGCCATGGTTTACACCACAGTCAACCTACAGAGAAGCTACAACAGTTGACTGCAATGACCTTCGTTTAACAAAAATCCCCAGCAATCTTTCCAGTGACACTCAAGTTCTTCTCTTACAAAGCAACAACATTGCAAAGACCACAGATGAACTCCAACAGCTTTTCAATTTAACAGAGTTAGATTTTTCACAGAATAATTTTACTAGTATCAAAGATGTGGGACTCTCAAATCTGACTCAGCTCACTACTTTACATTTGGAGGAAAACCAGATAACGGAGATGACCGACTACTGTTTGCAGGACCTTTGCAATCTCCAGGAACTATACATAAACCATAACCAGATTAGTAGCATCTCTGCAAATGCATTCTCTGGCCTGAGGAACCTTTTAAGACTTCATCTTAACTCTAACAAATTAAAGGTTATTGACAGTCGTTGGTTTGATTCTACTTCTAACCTGGAGATCCTTATGATTGGAGAAAATCCAGTGATTGGAATACTAGATATGAACTTCAAGCCACTCTCAAATTTAAGAAGTCTGGTTTTGGCAGGTATGTACCTCACTGATATTCCTGGAAATGCATTAGTAGGCTTGGATAGTCTTGAAAGTCTTTCCTTTTATGATAACAAGTTGGTCAAGGTTCCTCAGCTTGCTCTTGAGAAAGTTCCAAATTTAAAATTCCTTGACCTCAACAAAAACCCAATTCACAAAATCCAAGAAGGTGACTTTAAAAATATGCTGCGGTTGAAAGAACTTGGGATCAATAATATGGGAGAACTAGTTTCTGTTGATAGGTATGCGCTAGACAACCTACCTGAACTTACAAAGCTTGAAGCTACCAACAATCCAAAGTTGTCTTATATACATCGTTTAGCATTTCGTAATGTTCCTGCTCTAGAAAGCCTGATGCTGAACAACAATGCTTTGAACGCAGTCTACCAAAAGACAGTGGAATCCCTTCCAAATCTGCGTGAAATCAGTATTCACAGTAATCCACTCAGGTGTGACTGTGTCATTCACTGGATCAACTCAAACAAAACCAATATCCGTTTTATGGAGCCTCTATCAATGTTTTGTGCTATGCCACCTGAATACAGAGGACAACAGGTGAAAGAAGTGTTAATACAGGATTCAAGTGAACAATGTCTTCCAATGATTTCTCATGACACTTTTCCAAATCATTTGAATTTGGACATTGGCATGACAGTGTTTCTAGATTGTCGAGCCATGGCAGAACCCGAACCAGAAATTTATTGGGTAACTCCACTTGGAAATAAAATAACAGTTGAAAGTCTCTCAGACAAGTACAAACTGAGTAGTGAAGGTACCCTGGAAATCTCGAATATTCAGATTGAAGACTCTGGAAGATATACATGTGTTGCTCAAAATATAGAAGGGGCTGATACAAGAGTAGCTACTATAAGAGTGAATGGAACTCTCTTGGATGGTACACAAGTGCTGAAAATATATGTCAAGCAAGCTGAGTCTCATTCAATATTAGTTTCTTGGAAGGTTAATTCCAATGTCATGACCTCCAATTTAAAATGGTCCTCAGCCACTATGAAAATTGATAACCCTCATATTACATACACCGCGAGGGTCCCAGTTGATGTACATGAATATAACCTCACTCATTTGCAGCCATCCACAGATTATGAGGTCTGTCTAACTGTATCAAATATCCATCAGCAAACTCAAAAGTCTTGTGTTAATGTTACAacaaaaaatgcagcttttgcCCTTGACATTTCTGACCAAGAAACCAGTACCGCCCTTGCAGCTGTAATGGGTTCAATGTTTGCTGTGATCAGCCTTGCCTCCATCTCTGTTTATATTGCTAAAAGGTTTAAGAGAAAAAACTACCACCATTCACTGAAAAAGTATATGCAAAAGACCTCTTCAATCCCACTGAATGAGCTCTATCCGCCACTTATTAATCTCTGGGAAGGTGACAGTGAAAAAGACAAGGATGGTTCTGCAGAGACCAAGCCAGCCCAAGTTGACACAACCAGAAGCTATTATATGTGGTAA